In Aedes aegypti strain LVP_AGWG unplaced genomic scaffold, AaegL5.0 Primary Assembly AGWG_AaegL5_hic_scaff_735_PBJ_arrow, whole genome shotgun sequence, one DNA window encodes the following:
- the LOC110681334 gene encoding uncharacterized protein LOC110681334, whose protein sequence is MAEVSRSYKVHQSSDERSCPSEDRKRRIRKMIEVTRSTRYTAYVEGDEEMAAAAGTDLILPSCQMATRTEQDFTTTMAVLDSSLGKLPEVIGDDRARFGSKCRKMANQFLERLQEIDVKVEECAKTASKYKKLDGQIKVEKRDMVKKLRDVLETGRKKREKREKFLMSLMKRMA, encoded by the coding sequence atggCTGAAGTGAGCCGTTCCTACAAAGTGCACCAATCGTCGGACGAGCGTTCCTGCCCTTCGGAGGACCGGAAAAGACGCATCCGGAAGATGATCGAAGTAACCCGTTCGACGCGTTACACGGCCTACGTAGAAGGTGACGAGGAAATGGCAGCGGCGGCCGGAACTGATTTGATTCTCCCGAGCTGTCAAATGGCCACCCGGACGGAACAGGATTTCACGACCACGATGGCCGTGCTCGATTCCAGCCTGGGCAAATTGCCGGAAGTTATCGGCGACGACAGGGCGCGGTTCGGGAGCAAGTGCCGCAAAATGGCCAACCAATTCCTCGAGCGTCTTCAAGAAATTGATGTGAAAGTGGAAGAATGTGCCAAAACGGCCTCGAAGTACAAGAAGCTGGATGGCCAGATAAAGGTGGAGAAACGGGACATGGTCAAAAAACTTCGAGACGTGTTGGAAACCGGTCGGAAGAAGCGGGAGAAGAGGGAAAAATTTCTCATGAGCCTCATGAAGAGAATGGCGTAA